Proteins encoded together in one Cyanobium sp. WAJ14-Wanaka window:
- a CDS encoding NAD(P)H dehydrogenase assembly family protein: MEDLPLTIGANVRLLKQPSFLKTADPMPMLRPPDLVDLEETGAVVALRAINQVAVRFRRGTFLIDAADLGPAIEVP, from the coding sequence ATGGAAGATCTTCCCCTGACCATCGGCGCCAATGTTCGCTTGTTGAAGCAACCCTCTTTTTTAAAGACAGCTGATCCCATGCCGATGCTGCGTCCCCCGGACCTGGTCGACCTCGAGGAGACGGGTGCAGTTGTGGCGCTTAGGGCAATCAACCAGGTGGCGGTACGGTTTCGTCGGGGCACTTTTTTGATTGATGCCGCTGACCTGGGACCCGCGATTGAGGTGCCCTAG
- a CDS encoding biotin transporter BioY, whose amino-acid sequence MRSLAIWSGAIAGLLLILVGSLIQAAFPLPSSTGITITNLPVTLQVPALLLTALVCGPRSALLAAVAYLSLGLLQLPVFQGGGGASYVLDPGFGYLAGFVPAAWITGKLARQSGMGDLIGLLGASLVGLAVLQGCGLLNLLLGSLVGNWGGNLVPLLISYSLAPLIPQILVICAVAPLALGLRRFVLIEA is encoded by the coding sequence TTGCGGTCCCTGGCCATCTGGAGCGGAGCCATCGCCGGCCTCCTGCTGATCTTGGTGGGCAGCCTCATCCAGGCGGCCTTCCCCCTGCCGAGCAGTACGGGCATCACGATCACGAACCTGCCGGTAACGCTGCAAGTACCGGCCCTCCTGCTCACGGCCCTGGTTTGCGGCCCCCGCAGTGCCCTTCTGGCGGCGGTGGCCTATTTGAGCCTGGGCCTGCTCCAGTTGCCGGTTTTCCAGGGAGGTGGTGGGGCCAGCTATGTGCTGGATCCTGGCTTTGGCTACCTGGCCGGCTTTGTACCGGCAGCCTGGATTACGGGAAAACTGGCCCGCCAGAGCGGCATGGGGGACCTGATCGGCTTGCTTGGGGCCAGCCTGGTGGGTCTGGCCGTGCTGCAGGGATGCGGGCTGCTCAACCTCTTACTGGGTTCCCTGGTGGGAAATTGGGGGGGAAATCTGGTGCCCCTGCTGATTAGCTACAGCCTGGCCCCCCTGATTCCCCAGATTTTGGTTATTTGCGCCGTAGCTCCCCTGGCCCTTGGCCTGCGCCGCTTTGTGCTGATCGAAGCGTGA
- the lspA gene encoding signal peptidase II encodes MRRSRPLVYGLAILVALLDQLSKLWATTNLLPQRPVQFLPGLLDLQLTHNTGAAFSLLTGSTKPLAVVSLAVAIGVVVWCERHGSITLLRQLGTALVLGGAIGNGLDRWRAGAVVDFLALVPIHFPIFNGADVAINLAVLFFAIDLLRGHGKSHP; translated from the coding sequence GTGAGACGCTCCCGGCCCCTCGTCTACGGCCTGGCCATTTTGGTGGCTTTGCTGGACCAGCTCTCAAAGCTATGGGCTACCACAAACCTTCTGCCGCAGAGGCCAGTGCAGTTTTTACCTGGCCTGCTGGACCTACAGCTGACCCACAACACCGGCGCTGCCTTCAGCCTGTTGACCGGCTCAACTAAACCCTTGGCCGTGGTCAGCTTGGCGGTGGCCATAGGGGTGGTGGTCTGGTGTGAGCGCCACGGATCGATCACCCTGCTCAGGCAACTGGGGACTGCCCTCGTGCTAGGTGGGGCAATCGGCAATGGGCTTGATCGTTGGAGAGCTGGAGCAGTTGTGGATTTCCTAGCCCTGGTGCCCATCCACTTCCCAATTTTTAATGGGGCTGATGTGGCCATCAACCTGGCCGTGCTGTTTTTTGCCATCGACTTATTGAGGGGCCATGGCAAATCCCACCCTTGA
- a CDS encoding transglycosylase domain-containing protein encodes MANPTLERLRRRWLRFREPAQVQVLIHLPGQPSHPIAVHGGAYRIGRGSDCQITIEHNAVSRNHALLERQGHQWLLSDQGSTNGIWWRNRRVRDLLLRDGDSVRFGPSQQAGLPELEFQIRPMPQWQRAIRTASLVGAGIAGSGLLLLGLSLVQSPIRGSLAAVRGPLVLYDRQGKPITSADALRHREPNGLRHYPGVLIDALLASEDSRFWWHPGVDPVGTARALVINLLGGRVLEGGSTLTQQLARTLYPDEVGQGETLERKWRELLVALQLEARFSKRDLLLSYLNRVYLGVGWGFEDASRHYFGKPAAQLQLPEAALLVGLLPSPNGYDPCFDPSAALAARNAVLAKMADTGRISDDQARQARRSAIALSPDACKSSQRLRGAPFYTDQVRRDLDRAVGREVAIEGNFLIDTYLDRPLQEQVEKLLRQRLNASKAMGVMEGAVVALDYRNGGILAIAGGRDYQQSQFNRASMALRQPGSTFKLVPYLAALERGASPEDAVSCSPLNWLGQSFGSDCQGRISLRSAFARSSNTAALRLAQRVGLETLVQKARDLGITTPLAAVPGVALGQSEVTLLELTAAYGAVANNGLWHAPTSIRRLTDAETCSTAGASNCRQNPAATPPGRRISSQATAKTMQQLLRAVVQSGTGQAAYLGGQEGGKTGTTNSGRDLLFVGYEPKRHWVIGIWLGNDDNSPTAASSALAAQLWGEIIRSNHL; translated from the coding sequence ATGGCAAATCCCACCCTTGAGCGGCTTCGCCGCCGCTGGCTGAGGTTCCGCGAACCGGCCCAGGTGCAGGTGCTGATCCATCTGCCCGGTCAACCCAGCCATCCCATCGCAGTGCATGGCGGGGCCTATCGGATCGGACGGGGCAGTGATTGCCAGATCACGATCGAGCACAACGCCGTGAGCCGTAACCATGCCCTGCTCGAGCGGCAGGGCCATCAATGGCTGCTCAGTGACCAGGGCTCAACCAACGGGATCTGGTGGCGCAACAGGAGGGTGCGGGATTTGTTGCTGCGGGATGGCGACAGCGTGCGCTTTGGACCAAGCCAGCAGGCAGGCCTTCCGGAATTGGAATTCCAAATTCGGCCGATGCCCCAATGGCAAAGGGCGATTCGCACCGCAAGCCTGGTGGGGGCAGGCATTGCCGGCAGTGGCCTACTGCTACTTGGCCTATCGCTGGTTCAATCGCCGATTCGTGGAAGCCTGGCGGCGGTGCGGGGCCCCCTGGTGCTCTATGACCGCCAGGGCAAGCCGATCACATCCGCCGATGCCCTGCGGCATCGAGAGCCCAATGGCCTGCGCCACTATCCCGGTGTGCTGATTGATGCGTTGCTGGCCAGCGAGGACAGCCGCTTTTGGTGGCATCCGGGGGTTGATCCCGTTGGTACCGCCAGGGCCCTGGTCATCAATCTGCTGGGCGGCAGGGTTTTGGAGGGGGGCAGCACCCTCACCCAGCAACTGGCGAGAACCCTCTATCCCGATGAGGTTGGCCAGGGCGAAACCCTTGAGCGCAAGTGGAGAGAGCTGCTGGTCGCCTTACAACTGGAGGCCCGCTTCAGCAAAAGGGACCTGCTGCTCAGCTATCTCAACCGGGTTTACCTCGGCGTGGGCTGGGGCTTTGAGGATGCCTCCCGCCATTACTTCGGCAAACCCGCAGCCCAACTCCAGCTACCAGAAGCGGCCCTGCTGGTTGGACTCCTGCCCTCACCCAATGGCTATGACCCCTGCTTCGATCCCTCCGCAGCCCTGGCGGCACGCAACGCAGTGCTGGCCAAGATGGCTGATACGGGTCGGATTTCGGATGATCAGGCCAGGCAGGCCCGCCGCAGCGCCATTGCCCTCTCGCCGGATGCCTGCAAGAGCAGTCAGAGGCTGCGGGGTGCACCGTTTTATACCGATCAGGTGCGCCGAGATCTTGATCGGGCAGTTGGGAGGGAGGTGGCAATTGAGGGCAATTTCCTAATCGACACTTACCTGGATCGGCCCCTGCAGGAGCAGGTGGAAAAACTGCTTCGCCAACGGCTTAACGCCAGCAAGGCAATGGGTGTTATGGAGGGGGCGGTAGTGGCGCTCGACTACCGCAATGGCGGAATTCTGGCGATTGCCGGTGGCCGCGACTACCAACAAAGCCAATTCAATCGAGCTTCGATGGCCCTGCGCCAGCCTGGAAGCACCTTCAAATTGGTGCCCTATTTGGCGGCCCTGGAAAGGGGGGCCAGCCCCGAAGACGCGGTTAGCTGTTCCCCCCTCAATTGGCTTGGCCAATCGTTTGGCAGTGATTGCCAGGGCCGCATCAGCCTGCGCTCCGCCTTTGCCCGCAGCAGCAATACCGCGGCCCTGCGCCTTGCCCAGCGGGTGGGCCTGGAAACGCTTGTGCAGAAAGCAAGGGATCTGGGCATCACCACCCCCCTGGCCGCCGTTCCTGGGGTGGCCCTTGGCCAAAGCGAGGTCACCCTGCTCGAACTCACGGCCGCCTATGGCGCCGTAGCCAACAACGGCCTGTGGCATGCCCCCACCAGCATTCGCCGCCTCACCGATGCGGAGACCTGTTCGACTGCAGGGGCCAGCAATTGCCGCCAAAACCCTGCAGCCACTCCACCGGGGAGGCGGATCAGTTCCCAGGCCACCGCCAAGACGATGCAGCAGCTGCTGAGGGCCGTGGTGCAAAGCGGAACTGGCCAGGCCGCATACCTGGGGGGCCAGGAAGGTGGCAAAACCGGCACCACCAACTCCGGCCGTGATTTGCTCTTTGTGGGCTACGAACCCAAACGGCATTGGGTGATCGGCATATGGCTGGGCAACGATGACAACAGTCCAACCGCGGCCAGCAGTGCCCTTGCCGCCCAACTCTGGGGCGAGATCATTCGATCAAACCATTTGTAG
- a CDS encoding YcjF family protein, which translates to MKLRTRLWLIAGLAVAALVGLGMVLQLVNQLTWQLSSFLPYGLVGPVMAIIFLGVVLLVAQLAWPWITSAINRRNGRQASARPPTAANTTREAAKQNLEAIEQTLERVRDAVEREALKQERERMQEELERGDLVIVVFGAGSSGKTSLIRALLRELVGKVGAAMGSTDQSQRYRLRLKGLQRAVWLVDTPGILEAGSAGHERERLSRQQASKADLLLLVVDGDLRAAEMEVFTTLAELGKRLILVLNKCDLRGEREEQRLLELLRERSRGKIESADVIPASAAPQSLPMPGARPLQPAPEVEALLVRIAAVLHADGENLIADNLLLQCRQLNQSSRDLLAEQRRRDGEVVVDRNMWIGAGVLAITPIPGIDLLGAAAVNAQMAVEIAKIYGISLSRQSAQELALSVGRTLAGLGLVKGGVGLITAAMSLNLPALVLSRAIQAITAAWLTRVAGLSFITYFERDQDWGDGGVAEVVRQHYDLSRREGVLKRFLEVAFNRVVEPLSERERQLPPRPPQD; encoded by the coding sequence TTGAAGTTGCGCACCCGCCTGTGGTTGATTGCCGGCCTAGCTGTGGCGGCATTGGTTGGCCTGGGGATGGTGCTGCAGCTGGTTAACCAGCTGACCTGGCAACTCAGTTCGTTTTTGCCCTACGGCCTGGTCGGGCCGGTGATGGCGATCATTTTTTTGGGTGTTGTGCTGCTGGTGGCCCAGCTGGCCTGGCCCTGGATCACCTCGGCAATTAATCGGCGCAACGGCAGGCAGGCCTCGGCCCGGCCGCCAACTGCCGCAAATACGACCCGGGAGGCGGCGAAACAAAATCTCGAGGCGATTGAGCAAACCCTTGAGCGGGTTAGGGATGCGGTCGAGCGAGAGGCCCTGAAACAGGAGCGTGAACGGATGCAGGAGGAGCTGGAGCGGGGCGATCTGGTGATCGTGGTCTTTGGTGCCGGCTCCTCTGGCAAGACCTCCCTAATTCGCGCCCTGCTGCGGGAATTGGTGGGCAAGGTGGGGGCTGCCATGGGCAGCACCGACCAATCCCAGCGCTATCGGCTCAGGCTGAAGGGATTGCAGCGGGCGGTCTGGCTGGTGGACACCCCGGGGATTTTGGAAGCGGGCAGCGCTGGCCACGAAAGGGAACGACTATCCCGCCAGCAGGCAAGCAAGGCGGATCTTCTGCTTCTAGTGGTGGATGGCGACCTGCGGGCAGCAGAAATGGAGGTATTCACCACCCTTGCTGAGCTGGGCAAGCGCCTGATCCTGGTGCTCAACAAATGCGATCTCAGGGGCGAGCGGGAGGAGCAGAGGTTGCTTGAACTGCTGCGCGAACGCAGCCGCGGCAAAATCGAGAGCGCAGATGTAATTCCAGCCAGCGCAGCACCCCAGAGCTTGCCGATGCCTGGGGCGAGGCCGCTGCAACCCGCACCAGAGGTGGAGGCCCTGCTGGTGCGGATCGCCGCCGTGCTCCATGCAGACGGTGAAAATCTGATCGCCGACAACCTGCTGCTCCAATGTCGCCAACTCAATCAATCGAGCAGGGACCTACTTGCCGAGCAAAGGCGCAGGGATGGCGAGGTGGTGGTGGATCGCAACATGTGGATCGGCGCAGGGGTGTTGGCAATTACGCCAATCCCCGGTATCGACTTGCTCGGGGCAGCCGCGGTGAATGCCCAAATGGCGGTTGAGATAGCCAAGATCTATGGCATCAGCCTCAGCCGCCAAAGTGCCCAGGAGCTGGCCCTTTCGGTTGGCAGAACCCTCGCCGGCCTCGGGCTGGTCAAGGGGGGCGTCGGCCTTATTACGGCGGCGATGAGCCTCAATTTGCCAGCGCTGGTGCTTAGCAGGGCAATCCAGGCCATAACTGCAGCCTGGCTGACCCGGGTGGCTGGCCTGAGCTTCATCACCTACTTCGAGCGAGACCAGGATTGGGGTGACGGCGGTGTTGCCGAGGTGGTTAGGCAGCACTACGACCTAAGCCGTAGGGAAGGCGTGCTGAAACGTTTTCTGGAGGTGGCCTTCAACCGGGTGGTTGAACCTCTCTCGGAACGGGAGCGCCAGCTGCCACCGCGCCCGCCCCAGGACTAG
- a CDS encoding aminotransferase class V-fold PLP-dependent enzyme: protein MASAKPAHQVCQSLPFANPAQFDPALQLFLEQASSQLCRWLGSADSRPPLPGLSVLPEIEPQQQGLGQDQLLADLQLVMEGAYNPGHPGALAHLDPPPLTGSVVADLICAGLNNNLLAEELAPSLSRLETSVIAWLASQLGLPEGTGGVAASGGSLSNLIALVVARAARGLQGRQDAVVLASADAHVSLAKALMVMGLPRQALRAIPIDGDGRLNCDQLEQVLQQLRLQGVPVLAVVATAGTTVRGAVDPLEPMATLCNQHGVWLHVDGAIGAVFGLAPNHRHRVEGIGRADSLTVNPQKLLGITKTSSVLLLAEPQLLSDVFHTGLPYMEPSWGGGHGGERGLQGSRPAEILKLWLGLRQLGMEGIGAILDGAIDRRRQLSALLAGESGLRQVGGATHLLAFTPAGLSPEQAGIWSEQTRQDLLSHQLMLSRPLYQGHHHLKAVLGNPHTQSSHLEQLARILQASLSASGARQRG from the coding sequence TTGGCGAGCGCTAAACCGGCCCACCAGGTTTGCCAGTCGCTGCCCTTTGCCAACCCTGCCCAGTTCGATCCCGCCCTGCAGTTGTTTCTGGAGCAGGCCAGTAGCCAGCTGTGTAGGTGGTTGGGGTCGGCAGATAGCCGGCCGCCCCTGCCAGGCCTCAGTGTGTTGCCAGAAATTGAGCCCCAACAGCAGGGACTGGGCCAGGACCAGCTGCTGGCCGACCTGCAACTGGTGATGGAGGGGGCCTACAACCCGGGCCACCCTGGAGCCCTTGCCCACCTCGATCCGCCTCCCCTGACCGGATCTGTGGTGGCTGATCTGATCTGCGCCGGCTTGAACAACAACCTGCTGGCCGAGGAACTGGCGCCGAGCCTGAGTCGCCTGGAGACAAGCGTGATTGCCTGGCTTGCCTCCCAGTTGGGGTTGCCCGAGGGCACTGGCGGGGTGGCCGCCAGTGGGGGAAGCCTTTCAAATTTGATCGCCCTTGTGGTGGCCAGGGCCGCGCGGGGTCTACAGGGCCGCCAGGACGCGGTGGTCTTGGCCAGCGCCGATGCCCATGTGTCCCTGGCTAAGGCCCTAATGGTGATGGGGCTGCCCCGGCAGGCCCTGCGGGCCATTCCGATCGATGGCGACGGCCGCCTCAATTGCGATCAGCTGGAGCAGGTGCTGCAGCAATTGCGCCTGCAGGGTGTGCCCGTATTGGCTGTCGTGGCAACGGCAGGCACCACCGTGCGGGGAGCGGTTGATCCGCTGGAGCCCATGGCCACCCTTTGTAATCAGCACGGGGTTTGGCTGCATGTGGATGGGGCGATTGGAGCCGTATTTGGCCTGGCGCCTAACCACCGCCATCGGGTCGAGGGCATCGGTAGGGCTGATTCGCTCACGGTCAATCCCCAAAAGCTGCTGGGCATCACCAAGACCTCATCGGTGTTGCTGCTGGCAGAGCCCCAGTTGCTCTCCGATGTCTTTCACACCGGGCTGCCCTACATGGAGCCCAGTTGGGGGGGGGGCCATGGTGGCGAGAGGGGATTGCAGGGCAGTAGACCCGCCGAAATCCTCAAGCTCTGGCTGGGGCTGCGCCAGTTGGGCATGGAGGGGATCGGAGCGATTCTTGATGGCGCCATCGACCGGCGCCGTCAGCTTTCAGCTCTGTTGGCTGGGGAATCGGGCCTGAGGCAGGTGGGCGGAGCCACGCATTTGCTGGCCTTTACCCCGGCAGGGTTAAGCCCCGAACAGGCCGGGATCTGGAGTGAGCAGACCCGCCAGGACCTGCTCTCCCACCAGCTAATGCTTTCAAGGCCGCTGTATCAGGGCCACCACCATCTCAAGGCCGTGCTCGGCAACCCCCACACCCAGTCGAGCCACCTTGAGCAACTGGCGCGCATCCTTCAGGCTTCGCTTAGTGCAAGTGGGGCTAGACAGCGTGGCTGA
- a CDS encoding nucleoside deaminase, with translation MARLLRYGARVGQQGEIPVAAVVLDGQGRSMGWGSNRRHLHNDPLGHAELSALGQAARLRGEWRFNDCTLLVTLEPCPMCAGALVQARMGRVIYATADPKRGALGGCLDLAGHPSAHHQMEVEGGLLEERARDQLEAWFKQRRQQGRSPGRPATQSQ, from the coding sequence ATGGCACGCCTGCTGCGCTACGGCGCCAGGGTGGGCCAGCAGGGGGAAATCCCAGTGGCAGCAGTCGTTCTTGATGGCCAGGGCCGCTCCATGGGCTGGGGCAGCAACCGCAGACACCTCCACAACGACCCGTTGGGCCATGCCGAGCTATCGGCCCTAGGCCAGGCGGCCCGACTGCGGGGTGAATGGCGCTTCAACGATTGCACCCTGCTTGTAACCCTCGAACCCTGTCCGATGTGCGCCGGAGCCCTGGTGCAGGCCCGCATGGGTCGGGTGATATATGCAACAGCCGATCCCAAACGGGGCGCCCTAGGTGGCTGCCTAGACCTGGCCGGCCACCCCAGCGCCCACCACCAGATGGAGGTGGAGGGGGGCTTACTTGAGGAGAGGGCCAGGGATCAACTGGAGGCCTGGTTCAAACAGCGGCGGCAACAGGGGCGGAGCCCCGGAAGGCCGGCAACTCAGTCTCAATGA
- a CDS encoding pyridoxal-phosphate-dependent aminotransferase family protein: MQQPINDSHRRTLDPIATPERLLLGPGPSNAHPTVLQAMARMPIGHLDPLYVELMGEVQELLRYTWQTDNRLTIPMSGTGSAAMEATLANTIEPGDKVLVAIKGYFGLRLADMAGRYRADVVTIERPWGEAFSLEEIEQALETHRPAIFAIVHAETSTGICQPMDGIGDLCRKYDCLLLLDTVTSLGAVPLYLDDWKVDLAYSCSQKGLSCPPGLGPFSMGPRAEAKMMGRSGKVPNWYLDVTLLNQYWGSDRVYHHTAPVNMNFGMREALRLLAEEGLEASWSRHRSNAEYLWAGLEGLGLEMHAPEHLRLPTLTTVRIPEGVNGKAFTQHLLNEHGIEVGGGLGALAGKVWRVGLMGYNSQRANVDRLLNLIETELPAFRGSAPVAAAV, encoded by the coding sequence GTGCAGCAACCCATTAACGATTCCCATCGCCGCACGCTCGATCCGATCGCCACGCCAGAAAGGCTTTTGCTGGGCCCGGGCCCATCGAATGCCCATCCCACGGTCTTGCAGGCCATGGCCCGCATGCCCATCGGCCACCTGGACCCCCTCTATGTGGAGCTGATGGGGGAGGTCCAGGAACTGCTCCGCTACACCTGGCAGACAGACAACCGCCTCACCATTCCCATGAGCGGCACCGGCAGTGCGGCCATGGAGGCCACCCTCGCCAACACGATCGAACCGGGAGACAAGGTTCTTGTGGCGATCAAGGGGTACTTCGGCCTGCGCCTGGCCGACATGGCGGGCCGCTATCGGGCCGATGTGGTCACGATTGAGCGCCCCTGGGGCGAGGCGTTCAGCCTAGAAGAGATTGAACAGGCCCTGGAAACCCATCGCCCAGCAATTTTTGCAATCGTCCATGCCGAAACATCCACTGGCATTTGCCAGCCGATGGATGGCATCGGTGATCTTTGCCGTAAATACGACTGTCTGCTGCTCCTAGATACGGTCACTTCCCTGGGGGCTGTGCCCCTCTACCTAGATGATTGGAAGGTGGATCTGGCCTACAGCTGCAGCCAGAAGGGCCTCAGTTGCCCCCCTGGTTTGGGCCCCTTCAGCATGGGACCAAGGGCCGAGGCCAAGATGATGGGCCGCTCTGGGAAGGTGCCCAACTGGTATCTGGATGTGACCCTGCTTAACCAGTACTGGGGTAGCGATCGGGTCTATCACCACACGGCACCGGTAAATATGAATTTCGGCATGCGCGAAGCCCTGCGCCTGCTGGCCGAGGAGGGCCTAGAGGCCTCCTGGAGCCGCCATCGCAGCAATGCTGAGTATTTGTGGGCGGGCCTGGAGGGCCTGGGCTTGGAAATGCATGCCCCAGAGCACCTGCGCCTGCCCACCCTCACCACCGTGCGAATCCCTGAGGGGGTCAATGGCAAGGCCTTCACCCAGCACCTGCTGAACGAGCACGGCATCGAGGTGGGCGGTGGCCTGGGTGCCCTGGCCGGCAAGGTTTGGCGTGTGGGGCTGATGGGCTACAACAGCCAAAGGGCCAATGTGGATCGGCTCCTCAACCTCATTGAGACTGAGTTGCCGGCCTTCCGGGGCTCCGCCCCTGTTGCCGCCGCTGTTTGA
- a CDS encoding allophycocyanin subunit beta — MRDAITGLIGRYDQLGRYLDRDAIDRISTYYSESALRLAAVELINREATELVREAAQRLWLEDPELILPGGNAYTTRRLSACLRDMDYFLRYASYALIADDSTILNERVLNGLDDTYKSLGVPTGPTVRSISLLADVVCEKLSEEGLEASSVVRAPFEHLCRGLAATNVGAR, encoded by the coding sequence ATGCGCGATGCCATTACCGGCTTGATTGGCCGTTACGACCAGCTGGGCCGCTACCTCGATCGAGACGCGATCGATCGGATTTCCACCTATTACTCGGAGTCGGCCCTGCGCCTGGCGGCCGTCGAATTGATCAACCGCGAGGCCACGGAACTCGTGCGGGAAGCTGCCCAGCGCCTCTGGCTGGAGGATCCTGAGTTGATCCTGCCGGGTGGAAACGCCTACACCACCCGCCGACTCTCGGCCTGCCTGCGGGACATGGACTACTTCCTGCGTTATGCCAGCTATGCCCTGATCGCTGACGATTCGACGATCCTCAACGAGCGGGTCCTCAATGGCCTCGATGACACCTATAAGAGCCTGGGCGTGCCAACGGGACCAACCGTGCGCAGCATTTCCCTGCTGGCGGATGTGGTCTGCGAAAAGCTTTCAGAAGAGGGCCTGGAGGCCAGCTCAGTAGTGCGAGCCCCTTTCGAGCATCTCTGCCGTGGCCTTGCTGCCACAAACGTTGGCGCCCGCTAG
- the glnA gene encoding type I glutamate--ammonia ligase translates to MAKTAQEVLRQIKDEGIELIDLKFVDLHGKWQHLTVCNDLIDEESFTEGVAFDGSSIRGWKAINESDMAMVPDPNTAWIDPFYSHKTLSLICSIQEPRSGQPYGRCPRALAQKALNYLASTGMADTAFFGPEPEFFIFDDVRYKSANGSSFYSVDSVEAPWNTDRLEEGGNLANKIQLKEGYFPVSPNDTLQDMRSEMLLTMASLGVPVEKQHHEVATAQHELGIKFAELISAADNVMIYKYVVRNIAKKYGKTATFMPKPIFGDNGSGMHVHQSLWKGGNPLFFGEGTYANLSQTARWYIGGLLKHAPSFLAFTNPTTNSYKRLVPGFEAPVNLVYSQGNRSAAVRIPLTGPSPKAKRLEFRSGDALSNPYIGFSAMLMAGIDGIKNQIDPGDGTDVDLFELSAEELAKISTVPSSLNGALEALKADKDYLLAGGVFSEDFIDNWIALKYEEVQQLRQRPHPHEYTMYYDA, encoded by the coding sequence ATGGCCAAAACAGCCCAAGAGGTCCTGCGTCAAATCAAGGACGAGGGCATCGAACTCATCGACTTGAAATTTGTCGACCTACACGGCAAGTGGCAACACCTCACCGTCTGCAACGACCTAATAGACGAAGAGTCGTTCACCGAGGGGGTTGCCTTTGATGGCTCCTCGATTCGGGGCTGGAAGGCCATCAACGAATCGGACATGGCAATGGTGCCCGATCCCAACACCGCCTGGATTGACCCCTTCTACAGCCACAAAACCCTCAGCCTGATCTGCTCCATTCAGGAGCCGCGCAGCGGCCAACCCTATGGCCGTTGCCCCCGGGCCCTGGCCCAGAAGGCCCTCAATTACCTGGCCTCCACCGGCATGGCAGACACTGCCTTCTTCGGCCCGGAACCCGAATTTTTCATCTTCGACGACGTCCGCTACAAGAGTGCCAACGGCTCGAGTTTTTACAGCGTTGATTCGGTTGAGGCCCCCTGGAACACCGATCGGCTTGAGGAGGGCGGCAACCTTGCCAACAAAATCCAGCTCAAGGAGGGATATTTCCCGGTCTCGCCAAACGACACTCTCCAGGATATGCGCAGCGAAATGCTGCTGACCATGGCTTCCCTGGGCGTCCCAGTTGAAAAGCAGCACCATGAGGTGGCAACTGCCCAACACGAGCTCGGGATCAAGTTTGCGGAGCTGATCAGCGCCGCCGACAACGTGATGATTTACAAGTACGTGGTGCGCAACATTGCCAAGAAGTACGGCAAGACAGCCACCTTCATGCCCAAGCCGATCTTCGGAGACAACGGCAGTGGCATGCACGTGCACCAGAGCCTCTGGAAGGGTGGAAATCCCCTTTTCTTTGGCGAAGGCACCTACGCCAATCTTTCTCAGACCGCCCGGTGGTACATCGGTGGCCTGCTGAAGCACGCCCCCAGCTTCCTGGCCTTCACTAACCCCACCACCAACAGCTACAAGCGGCTGGTGCCGGGCTTCGAAGCCCCCGTAAACCTGGTTTATTCCCAGGGCAACCGCTCAGCTGCGGTTCGCATTCCGCTCACCGGCCCAAGCCCCAAGGCCAAGCGCCTTGAATTCCGCTCCGGTGATGCCCTCTCCAACCCCTACATCGGCTTCTCGGCGATGTTGATGGCGGGAATCGATGGCATCAAAAACCAGATCGACCCGGGCGATGGCACTGACGTGGACCTATTCGAACTCTCGGCTGAGGAGCTGGCAAAAATCTCGACCGTGCCCTCCTCCCTCAACGGGGCCCTGGAAGCCCTAAAGGCAGACAAGGATTACCTGTTAGCCGGTGGTGTCTTCTCGGAAGACTTCATCGACAACTGGATTGCCCTGAAATACGAGGAGGTGCAGCAGCTGCGTCAACGGCCCCATCCCCACGAGTACACGATGTACTACGACGCCTGA